The genomic segment CTTGTTCTCGGTGATCTTCCAGTCAGCAGTAATCCAGCCCTGTCTCTCGAGGCGATGGAGGGCAGGATAGAGCGAGCCGTGATCCACTTGGAGAACCTCGGCGGAGCTGGCACGGATCGCCAGCCCAATGCCGTGGCCGTGCTGGGGTCCCCATTGAAGCGTGCGCAGGATCAGCATATCGAGTGTTCCCTGCAACAACTCGATGCGGTTCTCGTACGGGGTCTTCTTCGCCATAGTGAGGTAGAAGGCAGTCTACTACATTAGTAGTCGCTCGTCTACTACCTAGGTCCGTCCGGGGTGCCTGATGGATCTGGGGGCACGCTCCCGCAT from the Luteitalea sp. genome contains:
- a CDS encoding PadR family transcriptional regulator, encoding MAKKTPYENRIELLQGTLDMLILRTLQWGPQHGHGIGLAIRASSAEVLQVDHGSLYPALHRLERQGWITADWKITENKQRAKYYRLTAAGKKQLVAEESRWDRLVEAIARVMRPA